ACGGTTAGGGTTTTTCATACATAAACGGCAATGATCACCTTATTGTCATGACGTGTTCTCGGTATTCGTCGTGATAGCTGTTGAGATGGATCTAAGCGAGAGAAGTCAGTGTTTCACATTTGCCGCCGAACGACCAGGTCTGGTTCAAGGGTTCCGCAGTTCTAGGGGCAAATGAATCCTGACTCGGTCGAGATCAATAGCCAAGGTGCTGGTCCTTCGggatatattaatttatccACTCAAGCGTCAAATATCGGCGGCAAAGGCCTCATTGAGACATTGTTCCCTTCTCTCTTGAATCCCTGTCGCGTGTAccccttcccctttctttcctttgttttatAATACTGTTCTGAATTGTGAACGGTATCTTTCCTTTCGCTTCCAGAATCCTTTTCTCCAAAGATAGAGCGGACTTCGCCAACAGCTGTGTGGAGACCCGCAACCAGTCTAGTCTACTTCAGTATATACTCCCGTTCACCGTAGACGAGGTTTTGGAATTCTCGATTTTACTACCAGTTTAAAGGATTGGCTTGCCGTATATGCGGATAACAACTTGAGATATTCAGGAGTCAATGGAAGAGAGTTTTATGTAGGTGAAATTTAGGTTATAGCACAAAAGGTGTGGAATTATTAACCAGTAGGTGTTTCATGGGGGGTTGCAGGTGCAAAGCGAGGCTTTTGAATTTTGAGAACAAGCAGTCTGGTCGTAATGGGCTTTTACGCTcatatttaattatactGTCGTTGTgaaacataaaaaaaaagaaggggaaaaaagaagaagaatgaaaaaaaaaaaaaaatcggTAGTAGAAGTGGATATTTCTTCCCCCTGTGGAAAAATATAGTATCATCATATTTTcctactactccgtacctacTATGCCATTCGAGACCCCCAGCTTGGCCCTGTGAGCCTGACTGGTCCATGCGACGGAAATTTAATTCAGGGACTGCGGCTCAGGAACTCAACCCCCACACTTCCCCAGCATGCTTCAAGCTTTCATTGAGCAAAGTTTAGGGTTATGTCGACCTGGTAGATAACTTCGTCAGTGGTAATGACCCAAGTAAGCAAAGATGGactactacggagtagtactGGATGAGTCTGCCCGCAGTAAATAATGTTTGGCATTGTTTGCTGCTTTGGTTATCCGTGCTACGACGTCATCGGGTAGTCTCGGCCAAGCAAAGTAAAGCAAACATCAAGTCCCAGCCCGCATCCTTCAAcacatcttcctcctgcaCAACACCTCTTCATTGCATCTTAAACTTCAATTCCTTCGGACTCAAGTGGGTGACAATGACGAATCCTGAACTTCGCCGGCAAGTAATCAATATCTATAAAGGTTTGTATAGTATTTTCATTTGAGCCTCCCGATTTAATCTACCATGCATGCTGAGTTGTGCTAATCTTGTGAGCGATAGAGTTACTCTTTCTCGGGCGTAACTATCCACTGGGTTATGAATACTTCAGGAATAGACTCCATAAGGCGTTTGCCAGCCAGGCACATCTGACGGATGATGAGCAGATACGGAAGGGCATAGCACGGGCGGATTTCGTGAAGAAAGGTATGTCCATCTAAAAGAGGGTGATAGCTTGAGTGTGGCACTTACCTGCTGGACTATAGAGATTGAGGCACTGTGAGTTTCCTGCATACCCAATGTTTTTTGGCTTCAGCCCTTTCTACAACTTTCAATCGCCATACATCTACGACCTTAGCGATCCTACCAAGTTTACGGCAATAGATTAGCTTTAGAACTCCGGTTTCAGCTCTTTTTCAGTCAATTATCATTATTCATCTATCATGCAATTATCAAGAGAAACATTGACCGTCTCAACTAACGTACAACGACTAGGTACTACTTGAAGCGATATCGCACGTTGAAACAGCGCTATGAAAACAACTAGGGCCAGCAAGGCAATTTGACATCACGCCCTGACTGGAACGAAGGATACATATGGAAAATCAACATAAATGGGGTATCACCAATAGGAAGTGAGCAACGGGCTGCTCTGCTtttgtgctttttctttgctcgtCCATCCAGAAAACCAGACGCTTCTATGAGTTCTTTGTGCTAgggtttttcttttggcccCACCAAGCACTCACTTCCAAACATTCGCCGTTTGCAAGGCCCCCTTTCTGGAACACATCGGCCATCATGGCTGTCCACCACCTAT
This Aspergillus flavus chromosome 1, complete sequence DNA region includes the following protein-coding sequences:
- a CDS encoding LYR motif-containing protein 5A, whose protein sequence is MTNPELRRQVINIYKELLFLGRNYPLGYEYFRNRLHKAFASQAHLTDDEQIRKGIARADFVKKEIEAL